The genomic region TGCATATGTCGAAAAAACCCAGATCGCCGAGCGTCCGCCTCTCGGCCGGCCGGAGCGCGAAAGCGGCGCCTCGACGCTGTTCATCGATCCCGCCACCCGCGCCAATCTGGAGCTGGTGCGGACCCAGTCGGGAGACCGCAACGGCACGCTGCTGAAAGCCGTCGATCGCACCGTGACCGGCGGCGGTGCGCGATTGCTGGCCGAACGGCTGATGTCGCCGCTGACAGATCCGGCGCGTATCAATGCCCGGCTCGATTCGATAGGCTTCCTGCTCGAGGAGCCCTCCCTCTGCAGCGATCTGCGGTCAGCCTTGAAGCACGTGCCGGATATGCCCCGCGCCCTCTCGCGACTGGCGCTCGACCGCGGCGGACCACGCGACCTGTTTGCGATTGCCAGGGGGCTGGGCTCGGCTTTCGCGATTGCCGAGATGCTGGGCGCAGCGCTGCTGCCGGGCGAACTCGACGATGCCGTTGCCGGACTGAAGACGCTGCCGAGAGAGCTCGAAGCGCTGCTCACCGGCACGCTCGCCGATGAGCTGCCGCTGCTGAAGCGTGATGGCGGCTTTCTGCGACAGGGTGCCGATGCCGATCTCGATGCGGTCCGGGCCCTGCGCGATCAGTCGCGCCGGGTGATCGCCGGGCTGCAGCTGCAATATGCCGAGGAAACCGGCATCAAGTCACTGAAGATCAAGCACAACAATGTGCTCGGCTATTTCATCGAAGTCACAGCCGGGAGTGCCGGCCCGATGATCGATACGCCAGAGGCCAAGGGTCGCTTCATCCATCGCCAGTCGATGGCGAATGCCATGCGATTCACGACGCCGGAACTGGCCGATCTAGAAAGTCGCATCGCCAATGCCGGCGGCCAGGCGCTGGCGATCGAACTGAAAGCTTTCGACGAAATGGTGGCAGCCGTCGTTCGCAAGGCCGAGGCGATCAAGGCAGGTGCCCGGGCGCTCGCTGTCATCGATGTCGCCGCCGGCCTGGCGTTGCTGGCCGAAGAGCAGGCATACTGCCGGCCAACAGTGGACGATTCGAAAATGTTTGCCATTGGCGGCGGTCGCCATCCGGTGGTCGAGCAAGCCCTGCGTCGCCAGTCGGCTGGCCCCTTCGTTGCCAATAACTGTGATCTTTCACCCCGCGACGGAGGGCGGGACGGCGCCATCTGGCTGCTGACCGGCCCGAACATGGGCGGTAAGTCGACCTTCCTGCGCCAGAATGCGTTGATTGCCATCCTCGCCCAGATGGGCTGTTTCGTGCCGGCCTCGTCGGCCCATATCGGCATCGTCGACCGCTTGTTTTCGCGCGTCGGTGCATCTGACGATCTTGCCCGCGGGCGCTCGACCTTCATGGTCGAAATGGTCGAGACAGCGGCCATCCTCAACCAGGCCAGCGACCGTTCGCTGGTCATCCTGGACGAAATCGGCCGTGGAACTGCGACCTTCGACGGCCTGTCGATCGCCTGGGCGGCTGTCGAGCACCTGCATGAAGCGAATCGTTGCCGGGGCCTGTTTGCCACGCATTTCCACGAATTGACCGCACTGTCGGAAAAACTCGGGCGTCTGGCCAACGCCACGATGCGGGTCAGGGAGTGGGATGGCGAGGTTATCTTCCTCCACGAGGTCGGGCCGGGTGCCGCCGATCGCTCCTACGGAATCCAGGTGGCGCGATTGGCCGGCCTTCCGGCTTCCGTCGTTGAACGCGCCCGCGATGTCCTGACGAGGCTGGAGGACGCCGACCGCAAGAACCCGGCATCTTCGCTGATCGACGACCTGCCGCTGTTCCAGGTGGCTGTTCGCCGCGACGAGGCGGCCCGGGCACGGGGAACGTCCAAGGTCGAAGAGGCATTGAAGGCCATCGACCTTGATGACCTGACGCCGCGCGCGGCGCTTGACGCGCTCTACGAATTGAAGAAGAAGCTCAGTGAGGCCGGCTGAAGTCGGAAACGGGATCGCGTCATGCATATCGAAAAACTGCTCACCGAAGTTCGAAATCTATCCGACCGTTTCGTCATGCCCGAAGCGCGACCGAAGCCGGAAGCGCCCATCGAGTGGCATTCCGCCCGTGGCCTGCTCGACATCGTGCTTGCCTGCGGCCGCATCTCGGATATTTCCACGCGCATCTCGGCTGCCGGTTATTGGGAGTGCGACCGCGAACTTCTCGCACAGATCGGTGCGCAGTCTCGGCAGATCCTCTATCATATCAATGACATGAAGGCGATCGAGGCGAAGAATATCGCCGAAGGCCGCGGTGAAGCCTAGACGGGACATCAGGTGTGCACGGATTCTACCCGCGACCGGCTTCGTCAACCTTCGTCAAATATAAACACTCTGGTTTTTATGATGCCTGTCATCGGCGGGTCAGAAGGGCTATAGCGCATGGCGACGAAGAGTGAGGCGCTCCAGCAGAGGATGGCCGACAACGAGAAGCATCTCGGCCGGCGCAGGATGGCTGTCATCGATTATCCCGGCATTCTGGACGTGACCGCTGTCAGAGCCGAATGCGACGCCGTCATTGCCGCCCACAAGGGCACCCGGATAGACTTGCGCAACGCGCTGCTGCCGCCTCTGAAAAAGGCAAGCCAAGAGGCACGCGAGCGCGCCCGGTTACGGCTGTTCGCCCATGGCAGCGGACTTGATTGCGCACACGAGATTTCCTGGCTGCAGGACCAGCTGATCACAATCCTCTATGATGTCGCGGTCACGCAGGTCTACCCCGGCCAGAAGGACAAGTTTGCCGTCGCAGCGGTTGGTGGCTATGGTCGCGACACGCTGGCGCCGGGATCCGATATCGACCTGCTGTTCCTGTTTCAGCCAAAGCCGGAGGACGACACCCACAAGGCAGTCGAGTTCGTACTTTACGTTCTCTGGGACATGGGCTTCAAGGTCGGTCACGCCACTCGCACTATCGAAGAGTGCATCCGCCTGTCGAAGTCGGACATGACGATCCGCACCGCCATTCTCGAAACCCGCTTCATCTGCGGTTATCGGCCTCTGGCGACCGAGCTCGAGGGGCGCTTCGACAAGGAAATCGTCATCGGCACCGGGCCGGAATTCGTTGCCGCCAAATTGGCGGAGCGCGACGAGCGTCATCGCAAGGCCGGCGATACCCGCTATCTGGTCGAACCCAACGTCAAGGAAGGCAAAGGCGGTCTGCGCGACCTGCACACGCTGTTCTGGATTTCGAAGTACTATTATCACGTCCGCAACACGATCGAACTCGTCAAGCTTGGCGTACTCTCGAAGAGCGAATACCGGCTGTTCGAAAAGGCCGACGATTTTCTCTGGGCGGTGCGCTGCCACATGCATTTCCTCACCAACAAGGCTGAGGAGCGGCTGTCATTCGACATCCAGCGCGAAATCGCCGAGGCGCTCGGCTACCACGCCCGTCCCGGTCTTTCGGCCGTCGAACGTTTCATGAAGCACTATTTCCTGGTGACCAAGGATGTCGGCGACCTCACGCGTATCCTCTGCGCCGCTCTGGAGGACGAGCAGGCAAAGGCGACCCCGGGGCTGTCCGGCGTGCTCAGCCGCTTCACCCACCGCTCGCGCAA from Rhizobium tumorigenes harbors:
- the mutS gene encoding DNA mismatch repair protein MutS: MMEQYIEIKANNPGSLLFYRMGDFYELFFEDAVEASRALGITLTKRGQHMGQDIPMCGVPVHASDDYLQKLISLGFRVAVCEQIEDPAEAKKRGGKSVVRRDVVRLVTPGTITEEKLLSPSESNYLMALTRIRGGSEPQLALAWIDISTGIFRLAETDQSRLLSDIIRIEPRELILPDTMFHDPELKPVFDVLGRVAVPQPSVLFDSASAEGRITRYFGVATLDGFGSFTRAELAAAAAAVAYVEKTQIAERPPLGRPERESGASTLFIDPATRANLELVRTQSGDRNGTLLKAVDRTVTGGGARLLAERLMSPLTDPARINARLDSIGFLLEEPSLCSDLRSALKHVPDMPRALSRLALDRGGPRDLFAIARGLGSAFAIAEMLGAALLPGELDDAVAGLKTLPRELEALLTGTLADELPLLKRDGGFLRQGADADLDAVRALRDQSRRVIAGLQLQYAEETGIKSLKIKHNNVLGYFIEVTAGSAGPMIDTPEAKGRFIHRQSMANAMRFTTPELADLESRIANAGGQALAIELKAFDEMVAAVVRKAEAIKAGARALAVIDVAAGLALLAEEQAYCRPTVDDSKMFAIGGGRHPVVEQALRRQSAGPFVANNCDLSPRDGGRDGAIWLLTGPNMGGKSTFLRQNALIAILAQMGCFVPASSAHIGIVDRLFSRVGASDDLARGRSTFMVEMVETAAILNQASDRSLVILDEIGRGTATFDGLSIAWAAVEHLHEANRCRGLFATHFHELTALSEKLGRLANATMRVREWDGEVIFLHEVGPGAADRSYGIQVARLAGLPASVVERARDVLTRLEDADRKNPASSLIDDLPLFQVAVRRDEAARARGTSKVEEALKAIDLDDLTPRAALDALYELKKKLSEAG